In one window of Planctomycetota bacterium DNA:
- a CDS encoding DUF86 domain-containing protein translates to MRIEDILDAIVRIQDYTRGMTFEAFSHDRKTIDAVVRNITVIGEAAGNTPPAVAERHDEIPWREMRDFRNVVVHAYFGVDPKVLWDTVRVDLPPLVDPLRRLLSGEK, encoded by the coding sequence ATGCGAATCGAGGACATCCTGGACGCCATCGTTCGCATTCAGGACTACACGCGGGGGATGACGTTCGAAGCCTTCAGCCACGACCGCAAGACGATCGATGCCGTCGTTCGCAACATCACCGTCATCGGTGAAGCCGCAGGCAACACTCCCCCCGCCGTGGCGGAACGGCATGATGAGATCCCCTGGCGCGAGATGCGCGATTTTCGGAACGTCGTGGTTCACGCCTACTTTGGCGTGGACCCGAAAGTGCTCTGGGACACGGTCCGAGTGGATCTGCCGCCGCTGGTTGACCCTCTGCGGAGGCTCCTCTCCGGGGAGAAGTGA